From Coccinella septempunctata chromosome 4, icCocSept1.1, whole genome shotgun sequence, a single genomic window includes:
- the LOC123312306 gene encoding uncharacterized protein LOC123312306: MVNYCSVYNCKNSSVKNPKLSFFLIPGDTFRQMIWLPKMGRQEWILKRPELLHKKRICSEHFSKEMLSGSRLKKDSFPDLFKEGIGEKGVNVNASTSASTSSMDIENNEAVDECREISINPNIYTTPEKKPEETQTSPSLSSATPRKKKLQSVVKNLKRKLVATPEKKSVDISDEDFIRFCRKNFNSTLADFMISQLKLRKRKPHGYRQFH, translated from the exons ATGGTGAATTATTGCAGCGTGTATAATTGCAAAAACAGTAGTGTTAAGAATCCTAAActtagtttttttctcataccagGAGACACTTTCAG GCAAATGATTTGGCTTCCAAAAATGGGAAGGCAAGAATGGATTCTGAAAAGACCAGAACTTCTCCACAAAAAAAGAATATGTAGTGAGCATTTTTCTAAAGAAATGCTATCTGGAAGTAGATTAAAAAAGGATTCTTTTCCAGATTTATTCAAAGAAGGCATTGGTGAGAAAG gggTGAATGTAAATGCTTCAACTTCTGCTTCAACATCTTCAatggatattgaaaataatgaggCCGTAGATGAATGCCGTGAGATTTCTATAAACCCCAACATATATACTACACCAG AAAAGAAACCAGAAGAAACACAAACATCTCCTAGTTTGTCTTCAGCCACTCCGAGGAAAAAAAAGTTACAATCAGTGGTGAAGAATTTGAAACGAAAATTAGTTGCAACTCCAGAGAAGAAATCTGTAGATATAAGTGATGAAGATTTCATCcgattttgtagaaaaaatttcaattcgaccCTGGCAGATTTTATGATCTCCCAATTGAAGCTTCGAAAAAGGAAACCTCATGGCTATAG GCAATTTCATTAA